DNA from Paraburkholderia sp. PGU19:
AACACGCACGGCAACACGACGGCCGCCACCAGCAGCGCGATCAGCGTCATGCGGCGGACGGCAAAGTTCTGCTCGGGTACGGCGGGGAAAAGCGCCTCGTCGGACCGCGTGCCGGTGGCACGTTCGTCCGGGGTATTCGCGTCGGCGGAATCGGGCCGGTCAGCAATCATGGCGCAAGCCGCGCGCGCGGCCGGTTGAAGACGTGTGTGTTCTCATCATAGGTTCAGTGGACCATCCGCTCGCGCGCAATGCAACCAAGCGGACGCCGCGGCCGCGCCTGCAGGGCCCGGACGCTTTAGTCATACGAGTTCGCGAATCAGCGACGAATCCGGAAGCGCAAACGTACACAAAAGTATAAAGATGATCATTTATCTGACGAATGCTTACGTTTCGACTCGAATCTGATTCAAACGAGTTAAATTCGTTCGACGAATGCATTCTGGCGAGTTGCCTTTCCGCAAATTTGATTCGAAAATTGCGCACAGATAAATAATCAGCCCGCCATGATCGGGCGAATTTCGCGCGCGGGACCGGGCATTGCATGCCATGCAAGACCTGGCAAACCCACACGCAGACCAGCGGGGCACCACGGAGCCATGAACGCCGTCTTGCCGCCGCAGCACTATCTACGGGGTAGGCTTCGAAAATGCCGGTCATTGCCGTTGTCCATTGCGTGCACGCTGCAGCGGCGGCACGCCGCGCGCGCAGCACCTGCCGTCGGGTGCGCCTGTCGCCGCGCCACGTGGGGTCAGCATCGCTCGTGCCGACCGTTTCGGGTTCCCGCTTTGTCGCCGCTGGAGAGGCTGCGTCGCGCGACTGCGCGAGCGGCCACTCAAGTTCGCCCACGCAGCGCCGTTAACACGCAAGAACCCACTCCGTTTCCAGCCCGCCGCCATGTCTTTGCCCATTGTGATCGCCGATGACTCGCTGCTTGCCCGCAAGGTGCTCACGAAAGCATTGCCGCAGGACTGGGCCGTCGACATTACCTACGCGTCCAACGGACGCGAAGCGCTCGAGCATTATCGCAAGGGGCGCGCATCGGTGATGTTTCTCGACCTGACGATGCCCGACATGACGGGCTATCAGGTTCTGGAGGCCCTGCAGCACGAGGACCTGAATACCTTCGTGATCGTCGTGTCCGCCGATGTCCAGCCGATGGCAAGGGAACGCGTGCGCGCGCTCGGCGCAGTCGCATTCATCGCCAAGCCCGTGACTACCGAGGCGGTGCTTCCCATCCTCAAGGAGTACGGGTTGTATGTCTGAGCCAGTCCTCAACGAAGATCAGCGCGACGCGCTGCAAGAGGTCGCCAATCTGGCGATGGGCCAGGCCGCGACGCGCCTCGCTCTGCTGCTGGATGCGTTCATCGAACTGTCCGTGCCGCGCGTGCGCGTGGTCGCCGTGCGCGAGGCCGCGTCGGCGTTGCGCGAGATGACGGGGATCAACGAGCCCGTGAGCGCCGTGCGACAGGGCTTCCGCTCGGACATCAAGGGCGAGGCGCTGGTGATCTGCCGCAGCGGCAGCATCGAGCAGTTGTGCTCGCTGGTGAGCGACCCTTATGCGAAGTCCGCGTACGAGGCGACCACCCAGGAAGAGCTCGTGTTCGACGTCGCGAACATCCTGACGGGCGCGTGTGTGTCGTGCATTCTCGACCAGCTTGGGCGCATGCCCGTGTTCTCGCAGCCGGGCCTGCTCGGCTCGGCGATGTCGCTCGACGACGTGTTCCAGCCGAACGTGCTCGCCTGGGAAGTCGCGCTGCTGGTCGAAGTGAATTTCGCGTTAGAGGACCAGAGTTTCCGCGCCCACCTCGTGATGCTGATGGCGGAAGACTCGATCCGTCATCTCAGTTCCGCGCTGGACGCGCTGCTTTCCAGCATATGAATGCCCCGCTTCCTTCGCTGAGCGACCTGGTTGTCGAACGGGTCGGCTTCGGCATTTTCGTGCTCGACCGTCAGATGAACGTGCTGATGTGGAATCGCTTCATGCACGATCACAGCGGGCTGTCGGCGCAACAGGTGGTCGGCAAATCGATTTTCGCGAGCTTTCCGGAGCTGCCGCGCGTGTGGCTCACGCGCAAGCTCGAAAGCGTGTTCCAGCTCGGCAGCTTCGCGTTCAGTTCGTGGGAGCAGCGCCCCTATCTGTTCAAGTTCGATCACGACCGGCCGATCACGGGCGGCGTCGATTTCATGCAGCAGGACTGCACGTTCATGCCGATCATGCGCGATCGCGAGGTCGAGGCCGTTTGCGTGACGGTCTCCGACGTGACCCACGTGAGCATCATGCAGCGCGAGCGCGAAGAGGCCGTGGCGAAACTGCAGGAATACGCGGACCGTGATGGCCTGACGGGGATCGCGAACCGGCGCTACTTCGAAGCGCGCCTGCGCGACGAATACACGCGCTGGCAGCGTTACGGCGGCGAACTGTCGATCCTGCTGTTCGATCTGGACCACTTCAAGAAGATCAACGACCAGTTTGGCCACGTGGTCGGCGATACCGTGCTGCGCGATATGGCGCAGCGCGTGTCGCATGTCGTGCGCGCGCAGGATACGTTCGGGCGCTTCGGCGGCGAGGAGTTTGCGCTGTTGCTGCCGTGCACGCCGCTGGAAGACGCGATGCTGGTCGCGGAGAAGATCCGCAATACGATTGGCGACACGCCGGTTGACGTGCAAGGCGTCGATGTGCCCGTGACGGCGAGTGTCGGCGGGGCGTCCGCGCGGGCGGGCGTGCCGGCCTACGAGGCGCTCATCAACGAGGCGGATGCGGCGCTGTATAGCGCGAAGCGGCAGGGGCGCAACCGGTCGGTGGCGTTTATCTGAAGGGTTTTCGGTGTTGTTGCCGGCGAGCGGGCGTCGGGCCCGCTGCGGCGAATCGATTTGAATTACTTGCGGCTTATCCACGAGCCAACGACACGCCACTGGCCGTCGTGGCGCGCAAAGTCGTCCTTGAAGGCGAACACGGCTTGCTGGCCGTCCGGCGCCATGAAGCGGTTCTCGCCGATCACCATGGCCTGATCGCCGTCCACATGAACGTTCACGAATTGCAGCGTTTGCGTCGATCCTGACGGCGCCGGCGGGGCGCTCAGCACGTCGCTCTTCGAGCGCGCCGTACCGGACGGCGTGATTTCGCGGTACGAGTCGTCGAGCAGCAGTTTCAGCGTGTCGCGATCGTGATGCATGCTCGCCTGGACCCACGCTTCTTCCATCTGGCGGATCACGGCTTCGTCGTTTTCGGCGGCGAAGGCCGGCGTCGCGAGTGCAAAAGCGGCGAGAACGGGAGCGACAAACAGCATATACAGTTTCATCATTTTTCCTTGATACGATTTAAATCAATAATTCGATTCGATGATTTAGAAAGCGACGAATTAAAATATGCTCCATATGTCTTTTTAAATTGGAGCAACAAAGATTTTTGTTGCGAACGATTAATGTGGATGGTTCAAATGCACGCTGCGGGCGCCACACACGGTTATCTGCCATCTCGCTTCGTTTCGTTGCGGGATTAAATGTAGTCTGTATTTAAATCGAGGTATCTCGGATAACTCTTATTTTGAGATTGCGTTTCGAGACTTTTTAAATGTCAGTGCGTAGATAAATCTTCGTTTTTTGTTGCCGCTACACTTCGTTCTCCGTCGAGGCAGATCGCGATGGTGCGCCGCGCCGGCTTCCCGCCGTTTCTGCGTCCGCTATGAAAGGTTGGTATACTTTTGCCCGTTTTCCGGTCTTTTCGGCCGGCGTTTCGCGCGTGTCCGCGCGCGCGGGCGGCTTGCCCTGCGGGTAGGCATGACTTCTTGATCGCCCTTTCGGGGGTGTCTCAGCGGAGATCGTCTTGGCCGTTTCCAATCTCGTCGTGGACGACACACAAACTGACGCAGCTGCCGCCAGTTCAGGCAGCTCGTTTTATCTCGCGATGCGCATCTTGCCGCCTGCGCAGCGCGATGCGATGTACCAGGTCTACGCTTTCTGCCGCGCCGTCGACGACATCGCCGACAGCGACCTGCCGCGCGCCGAGCGCGACGCGGGCCTCGAGCGCTGGCGGGCGGACATCGACGCGTGCTACGCCGGCTCGCCGCGCGCGTCGCTGCTCGAGCTGACCCGGCACATCCACACGTTTCATCTGCAGCGCGAAGACTTCCACGCGATGATCGATGGCATGGCGATGGATGCCGCCGCCGACATCTGCGCGCCCGACGAAGCCACGCTCGACCTGTACTGCGACCGTGTCGCGAGCGCAGCAGGCCGGCTATCGGTGAGGATATTCGGGATGGAGGAGCAGCCGGGCATCGAGCTGTCGCATCATCTGGGCCGCGCGCTGCAACTGACGAACATCCTGCGCGACATCGACGAAGACGCGGAGATCAACCGCTGCTATCTGCCGTACGAGCTGCTGGCGCGCGAAGGCATCGCGGCGACGAATCCGCTCACGATCGCCGACGATCCGTCGCTGCCGCGCGTTTGCGCGACGCTCGCGGAGCGCGCGAAGCAGCACTTCGCCGCCGCCGACGCGATCATGGATGCGCAGCCGCGCGCGCAGGTCAAGGCGCCGCGCATCATGTCGGGCGTCTATCGTCTGCTGCTCGAACGTACGCTGGAACGCGGCTTCGACATTCCGCGCACGAAAGTCAGCAAGCCGAAACTGCGGATGCTGGCCATCGTGGCGCGCTACGCGGTCTTTTGATGCGAAAGCTGGTTCACGTGATCGGCGCTGGACTGGCCGGCCTTGCCGCCGCCGTGCAGCTGCAACGGCGTGGCGCGCAGGTCGTGCTGTACGAGGCGGCCGAACAGGCGGGCGGCCGCTGCCGCACGTACTACGACCGCACGCTGGCTGCGACGGTGGACAGCGGCAATCATCTGGTGCTGTCCGGCCAGCAGGCCACGTTGAACTATGTGCGCGCGATCGGTTCCGCCGACGAACTCGTCGGGCCGACGCAGCCCGAATACCCGTTCGTCGATCTGGCGACGAACCGGCGCTGGACCGTGCGCATGTCGCCGGGACGGTTTCCGGCGTGGATTTTCGAGGCCGGCGCACGCGTGCCGGACACACAATGGACGGATTACCTGTCCATCGTGCCACTGCTGCTGGCGAAGCCCGGCCGCACCGTCGCACAGTCCATGCGCAGCAACGGCCCGTTGTGGGACCGCATGCTGCATCCGCTCCTGCTGGCTATGGCCAACATCGAGCCGCGTCAGGCGACGGCCGAACTGGCGGGCGCGGTGTTGCGCGACACGCTCGCGGCAGGCGGGCCTTCCAGCCGGCCGCTCATCGCGCGCAACGGTCTGGGGTCGGCGTTCGTCGAACCGGCGCTGCGGCTGTTGCAGCATGGTGGCGCGGCGATCCGGCTAGGCGCGCGGATCGACGCGCTGGAGTTTGCCGATAGCCCGGACCGCCGCGTTGCCGCGCTGCGTCTGGACGGCGGGGAACGCGACGAAATCGGCGCGAGCGAAGCCGTCGTGCTGGCCGTGACGCCGGATGTCGCGCAGGCGCTGGTGCCCGGCGTGCAGGCGCCGCGCCGCTTTTCGGCCGTCGTGACGGCGAATTTCGCGGTCGAGCCGCCGCTCGCCCATCCGCCGCTGATGGGCCTCGTCAACGCGAGCGCGAACTGGCTGGTGGCGTCGGACGGACGCCTGTCGGTGACGGTCTACGACGCGGCGAACCGTACGGTGAACCTCGCCGACATGCCGCGCGACGAACTCGCGCGCAAGCTGTGGGCCGACGTCGCGCAAGTGACGGGCTTGTCGGCCGATCTGCCACTGAAGTGGCAACTGAGCGTCGAGCCGCAGGCAACCTTTGCCGCGCAACCCGACGACGAGATGCGCCGCCCGGCCACGCGCACTCGCTGGAACAACCTGATGCTCGCGGGCGACTGGACGGCAACCGGTCTGCCGCCGGGCATCGAAGGCGCGATTCGCTCCGGCCAGAAGGCCGCGGATACGCTATTGAACGAACCGATGGAACGCCGATGAACGATTTATCCATGACCCAGACGCTGGGCGACGCACTGCCTCAAACGCTGATCGACGACCACGCGCCCGTGGCCGCCGCGCTGGCGACAGGCGCCGCGCCCGTCGACGCGCTCGACGCCGCCGTCACGCGCGCGACGGACGCCATCCTCGCCGCCCAAAAGGACGATGGCCACTGGGTCTACGAGCTCGAAGCCGACGCGACGATTCCTGCCGAATACGTGCTGCTCGTCCACTACCTGGGCGAAACGCCCAACGTCGAGCTGGAACAGAAGATCGCGCGATACCTGCGCCGCATCCAGCTGGCCGACGGCGGCTGGCCGCTTTTCACCGACGGCGCGATGGACGTCAGCGCGAGCGTGAAGGCGTACTTCGCGCTGAAGATGATCGGCGATTCTGTCGACGCCGAACACATGGTGCGCGCGCGCGAGTGCATTCTGGCGCACGGCGGCGCGGAAGCGGCGAACGTGTTCACGCGCATCCTGCTCGCACTGTTCGGCGTGGTGACGTGGTACGCGGTGCCGATGATGCCCGTCGAAATCATGCTGCTGCCCAAGTGGTTCCCGTTCCATCTGTCGAAGGTGTCGTACTGGGCGCGCACGGTGATCGTGCCGCTGCTGGTGCTGAACGCGAAGCGGCCGGTGGCGCGCAATCCGTGCGGCGTGCGCATCGACGAGCTGTTCCGCGGCGCGCCCGTCACGACGGGCCTGTTGCCGCGCTCGGGCCACCAGAGCAAGAGCTGGTTCGCGTTCTTCCGCGCCGTCGACGGCGTGCTGCGCGTGACGGACGGCCTGTTCCCGAAGCGCTCGCGCGAGCGCGCGATCAAGGCGGCCGTCGATTTCGTCGATGAACGCCTGAACGGTGAAGACGGTCTCGGCGCGATTTTCCCGGCGATGGCCAACTCCGTGATGATGTACGACGTGCTCGGCTATCCCGCCGATCACCCGACGCGCGCGATCGCCCGCCAGTCGATCGACAAGCTGCTCGTCATCCACGAAGACGAAGCGTATTGCCAGCCGTGCCTGTCGCCTGTCTGGGACACGTCGCTGGCGGCGCACGCGCTGCTCGAAACGGGCGACACGCGCGCCGAGGAAGCCGCCGAACGCGGCCTCGCATGGCTGCGTCCGTTGCAGATTCTCGACGTGCGCGGCGACTGGATTTCGCGCCGCCCGAACGTGCGTCCGGGCGGCTGGGCGTTCCAGTACAACAACGCGCATTACCCCGACGTCGACGATACGGCGGTTGTCGCGCTGGCCATGCACCGCTCGGCGGCGCTGACGCAATCGGATGTCGATGCGAACGCGATTGCGCGCGCGCGCGAATGGGTGGTCGGCATGCAGAGCAGCGACGGCGGCTGGGGCGCGTTCGAGCCGGAAAACACGCAGTACTACCTGAACAACATCCCGTTCTCCGATCACGGCGCCTTGCTCGATCCGCCGACGGCCGACGTGTCCGGCCGCTGCCTGTCGATGCTCGCGCAACTCGGCGAAATGCCCGCGACGAGCGAGCCGGCGCGCCGCGCCTACGACTATCTGCTGAAAGAGCAGGAAGACGACGGCAGCTGGTACGGCCGCTGGGGCATGAACTACATCTACGGCACGTGGACGGCGCTGTGCGCGCTGAACGCGGCGGGCATCTCTCATGACGACGCGCGCATCCAGCGCGCCGCGCAGTGGCTCGTGTCGATCCAGAACGCAGACGGCGGCTGGGGCGAAGACGGCACCAGCTACAAGCTCGACTATCGCGGCTACGAAAAGGCGGCGAGCATTCCGTCGCAGACGGCATGGGCGCTCCTCGGGCTGATGGCGGTCGGTTATGTCGATCATCCCGCCGTCGCGCGCGGCATCGAATATCTGCAGAACGAGCAGCGCGATCACGGCCTGTGGGACGAAACGCGCTTCTCGGCAACGGGTTTCCCGCGCGTGTTCTATCTGCGCTACCACGGTTATCGCAAGTTCTTCCCGCTGTGGGCGCTCGCGCGCTACCGCAATCTGACGCGCGCGGGCCAGAAGCGCGTCGCCTTCGGCCTGTGATGGCGGCCCGGCCTGATCTGATGAACGCAAAGCTGCCCGTCATCGCCGTGACGGGCATGGCGTTCGAAGCGCGCATCGCGCGTGGCAAAGGCGTCGAAGCGGTGTACGCGGCGCGCGCCGATCTGCTCGAGCGCGCGTTGAACGAGGCGATCGCGCGCGGTTGCGCGGGCATCATCAGCTTCGGGACGGCAGGCGGGCTGGCGCCCGATCTCGCGCCCGGGACCTTGATCGTTGCGAGCAGCGTGCATAGCCCACTCGGCGTCGTCGAGACCGATCTGCGCTGGGCGGGACGCATCGCCACCGCGCTCGGCGCGGCGCCGCTGGCGTCGAAGCTGCGGCGCGGGCCGATTGCGGGCGTGACCGCGCCGCTGGTCGGCGCCGCCGACAAGGCCGCGCTGCACGCCTCGACAGGTGCGCTCGCCGTCGATATGGAATCTCACCTTGCGGGCGCGATCGCCGAGGCGAACGGCCTGCCGTTCGTCGTTTGCCGGGCGATCGTCGATCCCGCGTGGCGCACGCTGCCGTCTGCCGCGACGGCGGGTCTGCGCGACGATGGCACGACCGCCATCGGTCCCATCCTTCGCGAACTGGCGCGCCAGCCATCCCAACTCGGCGGACTGCTGCAAGTCGCCGCCGACGCCCGCGCGGCCCGCGCTTCCCTCGTCGCTGCCCGCCAGATACTGGAGCGCTCGGGCGCGCTCCTCTCCATTTAGGCCCGGCGCGCCGGCAATGCGGATAGCGAAATAGTGTGTTGGTCTTGAAGGCCTAGGGAAAACCCTTATCTCTGTTATAGTGCTAGGTGTTAACCCTAGGTCGCGCGGAAAAGCGCGGCCGCGCTATTTCCAAAGAGGGACCGCAATGAATTTCCACACACGCAAATGGGTCAAGCCCGAAGACCTGAACCCCAACGGTACGCTGTTCGGCGGCAGCCTGCTGCGCTGGATCGATGAAGAAGCCGCCATCTACGCAATCTGCCAGCTCGACAACCAGCGCGTCGTGACCAAGTTCATGTCGGAGATCAACTTCGTCAGCTCGGCGCGTCAGGGCGACATCATCGAACTGGGCATGACGGCAACGCACTTCGGCACGACGTCGATCACGCTGCGCGCGGAAGTGCGCAACAAGATCACGCGCAAGAGCATTCTGACCGTCGAAAAGATGGTGTTCGTGAATCTGGACGCGAACGGCAATCCGGCGCCGCACGGCCGCACGAAGATCCGTTATTCGGATGAAGCGTTCGAGCGTTACAGCGAGAGTCTGCGTGCCATGCAGCAGCAGCCGGCCATGCTGGTTTCGGACAGCACGGAAGACGCGGATCAGGAAGCGGACGCAGCGCACTAAGAACAAATCGGCGGCGGAGTCGGCGGTGCGCCCGGCTGCTGAAAGAAAAGCCCCGGCTGGTCTCACGACCAGCCGGGGCTTTTTTGTTTCTGGTGTTTCGCGCGTGCCGCAAGGCCGCGCGAACGGCGTCACTGCGAAGCGGGCTTGGCGGGCGACGGTGCTGCGCCTTCGCCCGGATCTTCATACTTCGGCACGCTGTCGTCGTTGGTCTTCGGGGCCTTTGCACCGCCCGCACCCGACGCGCCATCGGCCGGCGCGGCTTGCCCCGGTTCGGCGTTCGGCACAGCAAGCGGCGCTGCGCCCGGCACGGTGGTCGGCGCCGTGCCCGATGCACCCGAAGGCGCCTGCGCGCCCGAATCGTCCTCGTCGCCGTAGTCCGGCAACGCCGAAGCCGGCGCGTTCGCGCCGCGCAGCAACGATTTGCGTTGCTGCGTATAGGCGTCGCGAACGAACGAGTATTTGTCGAGGGCCGCCTGTTCCAGCAACGTCGTCGCGCCGAGCAGATCCGAACGCACGCTGACGAACTGTACGAAGAACAGCGGATACTTGTACTCCCAGCCCATGTAAGTGATCGGATTGGCGCGGAAATCGACCAGATAGCCAATGCCGTCGCGGAACGAGCTAGGACCGAACAGCGGCAGCACCAGATAAGGACCCGACGGCACACCCCAGCGACCGAGCGTCAGACCGAAGTCCTCCTTGTGCTTCGGCAGGCCGGCGGGCGTCGCGAAGTCGATCAGGCCGCCGATACCGAACGTCGAGTTCATCGCGAAACGCATCAGGCTTTCGGTAGCGTCCTTGATGTGCAGTTGAAGCAGGCTGTTGGCGAAGTTGTCGAGATCGCCGAGGTTCGAGAAGAAGTTGCTGATTGCCTGACGCAACGGCTGCGGCGTGACCTTCTGATAGCCCTTCGCAATCGGCACGGCGACCGTGCGGTCGATTGCGTCATTGAAGCTGAAAATCGCGCGGTTCATCGGCTCGAGCGGATCCCCGGGCTTCCGGTCGGGTCCCGTTGCACACCCCGTTGCAAGACTCGCGGCGGCCAATGCCAGCGCGGCTGTACGCATCTTCATGCGGCTATCCTTATTGTTTCTTCGATGCGCGTCGAACGCGCGGTTTGCCCATCAATACCGGTTGAAATACCACAGCGCCAATCAGCGTGCATAGAAGGGACAACGCCAGCAGGCGCCCCATGCTCGACGTGCCCGGATGGTGCGACAACCACAGGCTGCCGAACGCCGTAGCGGTGGTCGCCGCACTGAACAGCACGGCATGCGTGAGGCTGGATTGCAGCAAGCCCGTTTGCCCTCTGCGCCAGGCCATCACGAAGTAGATCTTGAACGCGACGCCCACGCCGAGCATCAGTGGCAAGGCGATGATATTCGCGAAATTAAGCGGCATGTTGAAGACGACGCACAACTCCAGCGTGACGACGGCCGACACCAGCAACGGCACGAGCGTGCGCAGCACGTCGCCGAAACGGCGCAGCGTGAGCCAGAGCAGGGCGCTGATCGACAGGATGGCCCACGCGCCCGCTTGCACGAACGACTTGATGATCACGTTCGCCGAATGGAGGATCGAAATCGGCCCGCCGATCGCGCCCGGTTCCGCCGCCTTCACGGCTCGCGCGAAGTTGCGCAGCATCACGTCGTCGCCGGGATCGGTGCCGGGCGGCACTTTGGGCGAAATCTCGACGAGCGCCTGGCCTGTTTTCGACACCCAGCTGTCGGCGATGTCCTTCGGCACGTTTTCGCGGGTGATTTCCGACGGTTGCAGCAAGGTTTCCAGCTGCTTCAGCGAAATCTTCAGCGGTACCGACATCGCGCGCTCGGCGCGGTCGCGCGTCGAGACGTCCGCGTTCGCTAGCTTGGCCAGCGTTTCCGACAAGTGTTTGGCTTCCGCGGCACCGGGGCCGGGGTGGTCGTCGGCGGCGAGCGACAGCTGGGCCGACGTACGCTTCAGCGCGGCGACGCGGACGGCGTCGGTGGCAGGCGGCGCGGGCGTCTGCGTCAGCGCGGGCAGCAGTTGCTGCGCCGCGGCGTCAATCAGCGCGAGCTTTTGCGGCTGGTCGGCGGGAATGAACGTGGTAAGGGTCGTCGTACGGCCCACTTCCGGCAGCTTCGACAGACGCGCTGCGATCTTGTCCGCATCCGCCAGCGAAGGCGCCAGCGCCCGCACGTTGTTGACGGCCGCTTCGGGCGCGTCGTTCAGCGAGATCAGCGTCGCCATCGACTCCGTGTTCGGGTCCTTCAGATGCAGCGGATTGAAGTCGAAGCGCAGATGCAGCAGCAACGGCGACGCGCCGATGATCAGCACCGCCGTCGCGATCAGCACAGGCGTGCGGTTGCGGTCGAGGAAGTCGTCGACGGGCGCGAGGAACGTGAAACCCGGCGATTCGGCTTCGCCCGGCGGATTGAAGACCTTGATCAGCGCGGGCAGTAGCGTCATGTTGGTCAGATACGCGACGAACATGCCGACGCCGGCGATCTTGCCCAGTTCCGAGACGCCGCGATAGGCGGTCGGCAGGAATGAGAAGAAGCTCTCGGCGACGGCCACGGCGGCGAGCGTCAACGGCACGCCGATGCTGTAAGCCGTATGGATCAGCGCGGCGGCGAGCCGGTCGTCGCGATTGCGTTCTTCGC
Protein-coding regions in this window:
- the shc gene encoding squalene--hopene cyclase; amino-acid sequence: MNDLSMTQTLGDALPQTLIDDHAPVAAALATGAAPVDALDAAVTRATDAILAAQKDDGHWVYELEADATIPAEYVLLVHYLGETPNVELEQKIARYLRRIQLADGGWPLFTDGAMDVSASVKAYFALKMIGDSVDAEHMVRARECILAHGGAEAANVFTRILLALFGVVTWYAVPMMPVEIMLLPKWFPFHLSKVSYWARTVIVPLLVLNAKRPVARNPCGVRIDELFRGAPVTTGLLPRSGHQSKSWFAFFRAVDGVLRVTDGLFPKRSRERAIKAAVDFVDERLNGEDGLGAIFPAMANSVMMYDVLGYPADHPTRAIARQSIDKLLVIHEDEAYCQPCLSPVWDTSLAAHALLETGDTRAEEAAERGLAWLRPLQILDVRGDWISRRPNVRPGGWAFQYNNAHYPDVDDTAVVALAMHRSAALTQSDVDANAIARAREWVVGMQSSDGGWGAFEPENTQYYLNNIPFSDHGALLDPPTADVSGRCLSMLAQLGEMPATSEPARRAYDYLLKEQEDDGSWYGRWGMNYIYGTWTALCALNAAGISHDDARIQRAAQWLVSIQNADGGWGEDGTSYKLDYRGYEKAASIPSQTAWALLGLMAVGYVDHPAVARGIEYLQNEQRDHGLWDETRFSATGFPRVFYLRYHGYRKFFPLWALARYRNLTRAGQKRVAFGL
- a CDS encoding phosphorylase, with translation MAARPDLMNAKLPVIAVTGMAFEARIARGKGVEAVYAARADLLERALNEAIARGCAGIISFGTAGGLAPDLAPGTLIVASSVHSPLGVVETDLRWAGRIATALGAAPLASKLRRGPIAGVTAPLVGAADKAALHASTGALAVDMESHLAGAIAEANGLPFVVCRAIVDPAWRTLPSAATAGLRDDGTTAIGPILRELARQPSQLGGLLQVAADARAARASLVAARQILERSGALLSI
- a CDS encoding chemotaxis protein CheC; this translates as MSEPVLNEDQRDALQEVANLAMGQAATRLALLLDAFIELSVPRVRVVAVREAASALREMTGINEPVSAVRQGFRSDIKGEALVICRSGSIEQLCSLVSDPYAKSAYEATTQEELVFDVANILTGACVSCILDQLGRMPVFSQPGLLGSAMSLDDVFQPNVLAWEVALLVEVNFALEDQSFRAHLVMLMAEDSIRHLSSALDALLSSI
- a CDS encoding response regulator, with the translated sequence MSLPIVIADDSLLARKVLTKALPQDWAVDITYASNGREALEHYRKGRASVMFLDLTMPDMTGYQVLEALQHEDLNTFVIVVSADVQPMARERVRALGAVAFIAKPVTTEAVLPILKEYGLYV
- the hpnE gene encoding hydroxysqualene dehydroxylase HpnE; amino-acid sequence: MRKLVHVIGAGLAGLAAAVQLQRRGAQVVLYEAAEQAGGRCRTYYDRTLAATVDSGNHLVLSGQQATLNYVRAIGSADELVGPTQPEYPFVDLATNRRWTVRMSPGRFPAWIFEAGARVPDTQWTDYLSIVPLLLAKPGRTVAQSMRSNGPLWDRMLHPLLLAMANIEPRQATAELAGAVLRDTLAAGGPSSRPLIARNGLGSAFVEPALRLLQHGGAAIRLGARIDALEFADSPDRRVAALRLDGGERDEIGASEAVVLAVTPDVAQALVPGVQAPRRFSAVVTANFAVEPPLAHPPLMGLVNASANWLVASDGRLSVTVYDAANRTVNLADMPRDELARKLWADVAQVTGLSADLPLKWQLSVEPQATFAAQPDDEMRRPATRTRWNNLMLAGDWTATGLPPGIEGAIRSGQKAADTLLNEPMERR
- the hpnD gene encoding presqualene diphosphate synthase HpnD; amino-acid sequence: MAVSNLVVDDTQTDAAAASSGSSFYLAMRILPPAQRDAMYQVYAFCRAVDDIADSDLPRAERDAGLERWRADIDACYAGSPRASLLELTRHIHTFHLQREDFHAMIDGMAMDAAADICAPDEATLDLYCDRVASAAGRLSVRIFGMEEQPGIELSHHLGRALQLTNILRDIDEDAEINRCYLPYELLAREGIAATNPLTIADDPSLPRVCATLAERAKQHFAAADAIMDAQPRAQVKAPRIMSGVYRLLLERTLERGFDIPRTKVSKPKLRMLAIVARYAVF
- a CDS encoding nuclear transport factor 2 family protein, which translates into the protein MMKLYMLFVAPVLAAFALATPAFAAENDEAVIRQMEEAWVQASMHHDRDTLKLLLDDSYREITPSGTARSKSDVLSAPPAPSGSTQTLQFVNVHVDGDQAMVIGENRFMAPDGQQAVFAFKDDFARHDGQWRVVGSWISRK
- a CDS encoding VacJ family lipoprotein, whose product is MKMRTAALALAAASLATGCATGPDRKPGDPLEPMNRAIFSFNDAIDRTVAVPIAKGYQKVTPQPLRQAISNFFSNLGDLDNFANSLLQLHIKDATESLMRFAMNSTFGIGGLIDFATPAGLPKHKEDFGLTLGRWGVPSGPYLVLPLFGPSSFRDGIGYLVDFRANPITYMGWEYKYPLFFVQFVSVRSDLLGATTLLEQAALDKYSFVRDAYTQQRKSLLRGANAPASALPDYGDEDDSGAQAPSGASGTAPTTVPGAAPLAVPNAEPGQAAPADGASGAGGAKAPKTNDDSVPKYEDPGEGAAPSPAKPASQ
- a CDS encoding diguanylate cyclase codes for the protein MNAPLPSLSDLVVERVGFGIFVLDRQMNVLMWNRFMHDHSGLSAQQVVGKSIFASFPELPRVWLTRKLESVFQLGSFAFSSWEQRPYLFKFDHDRPITGGVDFMQQDCTFMPIMRDREVEAVCVTVSDVTHVSIMQREREEAVAKLQEYADRDGLTGIANRRYFEARLRDEYTRWQRYGGELSILLFDLDHFKKINDQFGHVVGDTVLRDMAQRVSHVVRAQDTFGRFGGEEFALLLPCTPLEDAMLVAEKIRNTIGDTPVDVQGVDVPVTASVGGASARAGVPAYEALINEADAALYSAKRQGRNRSVAFI
- a CDS encoding hotdog domain-containing protein, yielding MNFHTRKWVKPEDLNPNGTLFGGSLLRWIDEEAAIYAICQLDNQRVVTKFMSEINFVSSARQGDIIELGMTATHFGTTSITLRAEVRNKITRKSILTVEKMVFVNLDANGNPAPHGRTKIRYSDEAFERYSESLRAMQQQPAMLVSDSTEDADQEADAAH